A stretch of Elgaria multicarinata webbii isolate HBS135686 ecotype San Diego chromosome 5, rElgMul1.1.pri, whole genome shotgun sequence DNA encodes these proteins:
- the HPX gene encoding hemopexin, with amino-acid sequence MSGVWGVLCLSWALAPALAHPLSHGGGTRNSTGGSSWHHLGSQPPLNDTELVRRCADEAGFDAVTLDETGTMLFFEGDLVWKGFTGPAVPINASWPEIQGPVDAALRIHRLALPAVHDSVYLFQGKRVWAYAQGQLRPGYPRLIGEEFKGVPGDLDAAVECHPKECPAETVLFFKGATVFSYDLESGLVKQRSWPAVSHCSAAVRWLERYYCFQGIRFLRFNPVTGEVPPSYPRDARDYFMRCPGRGHGHETRSNATLRALMDRCSGRPFHAFSSDDAGRVYAFRVGQYFRVDSVRDGWHSWPLKHTWKDLEGEPNAAFSWEDKLYLIQGPQVTIYRAGQGYSRVEGYPRALEEELGVAGADAAFTCPRSQEAYIIQGDLMRRVDLKQSPRRPGPALHIPHDHVDGALCTATGLYLFHGADFHHYSDVAQLTAATAPAPSQNTAVAFFRCPEAGAGAASQHPPHHG; translated from the exons ATGAGTGGCGTTTGGGGAGTTCTGTGCCTCAGCTGGGCCCTGGCGCCTGCCCTCGCTCACCCCTT GAGCCATGGCGGTGGGACACGCAACAGCACCGGTGGCAGCAGCTGGCACCATCTGGGCTCTCAGCCCCCACTCAACGACACAG AGCTCGTGCGCCGCTGTGCAGATGAGGCAGGCTTTGACGCCGTCACCCTGGATGAGACGGGCACCATGCTCTTCTTCGAAG GGGACCTTGTCTGGAAGGGCTTCACTGGCCCAGCTGTGCCCATCAACGCTTCCTGGCCGGAGATCCAAGGCCCTGTGGACGCTGCGCTGCGGATTCACCGCCTGGCCCTCCCTGCGGTTCATGACAGTGTCTACCTCTTCCAG GGCAAGCGGGTCTGGGCCTACGCCCAAGGCCAGTTGAGGCCTGGCTACCCCCGGCTGATTGGGGAAGAGTTCAAAGGGGTGCCCGGAGACCTGGATGCTGCGGTGGAGTGCCACCCCAAGGAATGCCCGGCGGAGACCGTCCTCTTCTTCAAGG GGGCCACAGTCTTCTCCTACGACCTGGAATCTGGGCTGGTGAAGCAGCGCTCCTGGCCTGCCGTCTCCCACTGCTCCGCAGCCGTGCGGTGGCTGGAGCGCTACTACTGCTTCCAGGGCATCCGCTTCTTGCGCTTCAACCCTGTCACGGGTGAGGTGCCCCCCAGCTACCCCCGGGACGCCAGGGACTATTTCATGCGCTGCCCTGGAAGAG GCCACGGGCACGAGACGCGGAGCAATGCCACCCTCAGGGCTCTCATGGACCGCTGCAGTGGACGTCCTTTCCACGCCTTCTCCTCGGATGACGCCGGGAGAGTCTACGCCTTCCGTG TGGGCCAATACTTCCGCGTGGACTCTGTGCGGGACGGGTGGCATTCCTGGCCTCTCAAGCACACCTGGAAGGACCTGGAGGGGGAGCCGAATGCTGCTTTCAGCTGGGAGGACAAGCTCTACTTGATCCAG GGCCCCCAAGTCACCATCTACCGAGCCGGCCAGGGCTACAGTCGTGTGGAGGGCTACCCCCGGGCCCTGGAggaggagctgggggtggcgggtGCTGATGCTGCCTTCACCTGCCCTCGTTCCCAAGAGGCCTACATCATCCAAG GAGATCTCATGAGGCGTGTGGACCTGAAGCAGAGCCCTCGTCGCCCGGGACCAGCGCTGCACATCCCCCATGACCACGTGGACGGTGCTCTGTGTACTGCCACGGGGCTGTACCTTTTCCACGGAGCTGACTTCCACCATTACAGTGACGTGGCCCAGCTCACGGCCGCCACAGCCCCTGCACCTTCCCAGAACACTGCTGTGGCCTTTTTCAGATGCCCTGAGGCAGGGGCTGGCGCTGCCTCCCAACACCCCCCTCACCACGGATGA